In Arthrobacter sp. SLBN-83, one DNA window encodes the following:
- a CDS encoding DUF2750 domain-containing protein, with product MSISAAQASRFYQEVILHQQVWGIRDSGGFPAPRNGDGERSMPFWSLRSRAEKVISSIPAYRAFEVEEIPLSVWRTRWIDGLDRDGILVGLNWSGVRATGYDVQPLVVRAGLEAIE from the coding sequence GTGAGTATCAGCGCGGCCCAGGCGAGCCGCTTCTACCAAGAGGTCATCCTGCACCAGCAAGTGTGGGGAATCCGTGATTCAGGTGGCTTCCCTGCACCCCGCAATGGAGATGGTGAACGCAGCATGCCATTCTGGTCGCTGCGAAGCAGAGCTGAGAAAGTGATCAGTAGCATTCCGGCGTATCGCGCCTTCGAAGTAGAGGAGATCCCCCTCAGCGTCTGGCGCACGCGGTGGATTGATGGGCTCGACCGAGATGGCATTCTGGTGGGCCTCAACTGGTCGGGCGTTCGCGCAACGGGTTATGACGTTCAGCCGCTTGTAGTCCGCGCAGGACTCGAGGCCATCGAATAG
- a CDS encoding RNA-binding domain-containing protein, which translates to MVLLIDTSRALRTPDQVRSLIQAVFEAEPEDESRSIEWKSAYGDLTSTEASFAISRAILGLANRPVTVAAASFEGVGYVVVGVEPGSLEGQRVPDSAELLNAIHRYTGHGWPYWDARTLTFNDATVLVVTVEPPRDGDRIALLQKSYQAAKGPMVPEGTIFVRRPGATERASRAELEMLQDRLLSGSEAEGAALREATRKSELREIVTDLVQAGNRWADTMQILVMSSTGHEWKQRDWIEWVDTDSGREMTQNAQSVDRNIRKLRLHTGEDSLVLPALEAQRRIRGGKAFAVLHSKGRDSQDDRVSAYQEINAIKSDLVKLELAAIKLLTAAK; encoded by the coding sequence GTGGTTCTTTTAATTGACACCTCTCGTGCGCTCCGCACCCCAGACCAAGTACGGTCGCTCATTCAAGCTGTCTTCGAGGCAGAGCCCGAGGATGAGAGCCGATCTATCGAATGGAAGTCGGCATACGGCGACCTCACCAGCACAGAAGCCTCGTTCGCCATCAGTCGAGCAATTCTTGGGTTGGCAAATCGTCCCGTCACCGTCGCGGCCGCCTCATTCGAGGGCGTGGGTTACGTCGTAGTCGGAGTCGAACCAGGTTCGCTGGAAGGACAACGCGTCCCCGACAGTGCAGAGCTCCTAAACGCCATTCATCGTTACACGGGGCACGGATGGCCTTATTGGGACGCTCGAACTCTGACATTCAACGATGCGACAGTGCTCGTAGTAACGGTGGAGCCCCCGCGCGATGGTGACCGCATCGCCTTGTTGCAGAAGTCGTATCAGGCGGCGAAGGGGCCCATGGTTCCAGAAGGGACGATCTTCGTGCGCCGCCCGGGAGCCACAGAGCGTGCTTCACGTGCCGAATTGGAGATGCTGCAGGATCGGTTGCTAAGCGGCTCCGAGGCAGAGGGCGCCGCATTGCGTGAGGCCACAAGGAAGAGCGAGCTGCGAGAGATTGTCACAGACCTCGTTCAAGCAGGGAACCGCTGGGCAGATACGATGCAGATCCTGGTCATGTCGAGCACTGGTCACGAGTGGAAGCAGCGGGATTGGATCGAATGGGTGGACACCGACAGCGGCAGAGAGATGACCCAGAATGCTCAGTCGGTGGATCGCAATATTCGGAAGCTTCGGCTCCACACCGGCGAAGACTCGCTTGTACTGCCCGCGTTGGAGGCGCAGCGAAGGATCCGAGGTGGCAAGGCGTTCGCTGTCCTTCATTCCAAAGGCAGGGACAGTCAGGACGATCGGGTTTCCGCCTACCAAGAGATAAATGCGATCAAGTCAGATTTGGTGAAGTTGGAGCTCGCCGCCATTAAGCTGCTCACCGCTGCGAAGTGA
- a CDS encoding phage tail protein: protein MPYTVDFKDVSTVGLESSPVAGALAGLRANEARYYKNKYDHDFTVTPAGDAPEVVEYVNNILSTERNLVIASRPLEVSSFEVDGLRMAYVFYESGLAINVMYGLDEGSKRAVGFKLSDGMEVPGELASSFKFARQKSKLAGTIRGSYFVIKGQY from the coding sequence ATGCCGTACACCGTGGATTTCAAAGATGTGTCCACCGTTGGTTTGGAATCGTCGCCGGTTGCCGGCGCGCTCGCCGGGTTGCGAGCCAACGAGGCGCGCTACTACAAGAACAAGTACGACCATGACTTCACCGTGACGCCCGCGGGGGACGCTCCTGAGGTTGTGGAGTACGTGAACAACATCCTGTCCACGGAGCGGAACCTGGTCATTGCGTCCAGGCCGCTGGAGGTGTCTTCGTTTGAGGTGGACGGGCTGCGGATGGCGTACGTGTTCTACGAGTCCGGACTAGCCATCAACGTCATGTACGGCCTCGACGAGGGGTCGAAGCGGGCGGTCGGGTTCAAGCTCTCCGACGGCATGGAGGTTCCGGGGGAACTGGCATCCAGCTTCAAGTTCGCGCGGCAGAAGTCCAAGCTTGCCGGCACCATTCGCGGCTCCTACTTCGTGATCAAGGGCCAGTACTGA
- a CDS encoding hemerythrin domain-containing protein: MSDTNSAGTNVDVVDILTSDHQDMIALIGQIKGAPGESERRDLADTLIAEVMRHAVAEEMYVYPAIEDHVPDGHNEVEHDKKEHGDIVKLMKQLEKAEPAEAAFLELVNELEAQLSHHAKDEEADQFPKLREHIPHEKLVDIGKKVENAKKLAPTRPHPSAPHSELFHKTVGPGVGMVDRILDKLTGRHTGS; this comes from the coding sequence ATGAGTGATACCAATTCCGCAGGAACGAACGTCGATGTCGTGGACATCCTGACAAGCGACCACCAGGACATGATCGCGCTGATCGGGCAGATCAAGGGTGCGCCCGGTGAAAGTGAGCGCAGGGACCTGGCTGACACCTTGATCGCGGAGGTCATGCGCCATGCGGTCGCCGAGGAAATGTACGTGTACCCGGCCATTGAGGACCATGTGCCCGACGGCCACAACGAAGTGGAACATGACAAGAAGGAGCACGGCGACATCGTCAAGCTGATGAAGCAGCTGGAAAAGGCCGAGCCGGCAGAGGCGGCCTTCCTGGAGTTGGTCAACGAGCTCGAGGCACAGTTGAGCCACCACGCCAAGGACGAGGAAGCCGATCAGTTTCCGAAGCTCCGCGAGCACATCCCGCACGAGAAACTCGTGGACATCGGGAAGAAGGTGGAGAACGCGAAGAAGCTGGCGCCCACCAGGCCGCACCCAAGTGCACCGCATTCGGAGCTGTTCCATAAGACCGTGGGGCCGGGCGTGGGCATGGTGGACCGGATCCTGGACAAACTCACCGGCAGGCACACCGGCTCGTAG